TATCCTGATGTCCAAACTACCGCAGGACGAGATGCAGAAAATCTCCACGGCTATGGAGGATGGACTAACGGAGGATGAGGTGAAGGATCTGCAAAAAGTCATTGCCAAATATGTTGATCCAGATGAATACGAGAGTATAATGAAAATGCTTACACCAACTACAGAAACACTGCATTAACAATAGTGATTGTCACTTTATAGACACAAGAAAAAGGTTAAAATTTCATATTTGCGCAAAAAACCCGCGTATTTCGTGGGTTTTTATGTGTGTACAAAGTTGAAATTTTTCGCTCAGCTATGGTACATTAGACAAGGATGCCAAAGGGTTAATTTTTTGTAACCACTTGTAACCTTTTTGAGGGTTCATTAGAAGCAGGAAATTAGAACTAGGATAAGCAGAAATATTCATGATCGTAATCCTATATAATCGAGATCGTACAACTAGCTTGGCCGCTCATCTCGGATGATAGAGTGGACTGAAAGGGAGAGTTTCATGAAGGGATTTAAGTTCATGCGCCGGATGGGGAAACTGCAGGATAGCCACAAAGCAGAATCCGGAGCAGATATTCAGCAGAGCCACAATTTCGATCAAGACTCCACACACTTTCATCAAGAAAAAGGTACTCGTAGATTCCGGCGCTCTTGGATTATGGGAGCTGTTGGCCTGGTACTTCTAACCACTGTGTTGATTGGTGCAGAGAAAAAGTATGTAGCAGCCAATACTGAAACCTACTATCAAGTGTTGGTGAAGGGTGAGGAGATCGGGAACCTTAACGATCAGGCACAGCTTAACCAGCTGTACGATAAGAAGCAAAAGGAATATCAGGACAAATATCCTGATCGAACGATGGTGCTTCAGACAGAAGGCATTATAATTAAAGAGCAGCAAGCGTACAAGCCGGAAGTTGATAGTGAAGCTACGCTTAATAAATTAGATGGTATGCTGAAGGCCTATGCTGTAGGTGTACAATTAATGGTAGATGGCAAGGCCGTGGGCATTGTTAAGGATCAAGAGACCGCAAATGCGGTACTTGAAGGGGTAAAGAATCATTATGTTCCACAAACTGAAGTAGCAACAGCGAGTAAGCTCACAAGAACGGCTGCCTCAAGTTCAAGTGCTGCGAAAGCGAAAGCACCTAAAAAAGTAGAGTCAGTAAAGATAAGTGAAGAGGTCTCTATTGTTCCTGTAAAAACAGATCCTAACAAAGTGTTGGATGTGGAGGAAGCGGTTAAGACACTCACCGAGGGCAAAGAAGCGCCACTTCTCTATACCGTTCAAGAGGGCGATACGATTTCGGGGATTGCCAAACGATTTGAAATTACACAAAAAGAGATTTATAGTAACAACCCTGATGTGAAAGAGCTAACGTTGAAGATTGGAGATACATTGAAGCTGAAGGTACCACAGCCTGATGTTACAGTTGTTACTGTGGAGCATGTATCAGAGCAGGTAGTTACTGAGCCTGAAGTGGTCGTGCGCAAAAGTGATCAGTTACCAGCAGGGAAAAGTAAGGTCGTTCGTCCAGGACAAACTGGCCTTAAAGAAATGCAGTATCGGTTAACGAAGAAAAATGGAATGGTCGTACAAGAAGAGTGGTTGGGTCAGACCGTTATAAAATCTTCGCTACCTGAAGTGGTTTATCGAGGAACGAAGGTTGTTGGTGAAGGAACAGGCATGTTCAGTTGGCCAGTAAGCGGAGCAACGCTTACTAGCAGTTTCGGAGAACGTTGGAGCCGTGCCCATAAGGGGATAGATATGGTGTCTGGCAACCGAACTATAAAATCTGCTGATGCCGGAACCGTAGTCTTCGCAGGTGTGAAGAGTGGTTACGGGAATGTGGTTATCGTGGATCATCGTAACGGTTACGAGACTTATTACGGTCACTTAAATAGCATCTCCGTTTCTACGGGACAGCGCTTGGAGCAAGGCGCCAAGATTGGCGTAATGGGCAACACTGGACGTTCGACGGGAACGCATTTGCATTTTGAAATTCGGAAGAATGGTACAGCTGTAAATCCGATGAAGTATCTGAGATAATTCATATGTTGTCATCAACTGCTCGAGATTACTCGAGCAGTTTTTATTTTTTACTATGCAAATGACGATAAAGCTGTTTCTTTTTGCTGGTTAAGCCGATTCCTTATTTCGTAGGATGTGACGTTAAGACAGGTATGTTAAAATAAAGGAATGATGTTTAAGTAGGGATAGGAAGGTGAAGCTGAGACATGCAGATGGGAACGATTCTGGTAGTAGACGATGAACAGCCTATTGCTGATATATTGAAGTTTAATCTAGAAAAAGAAGGCTACGAGGTTATTTGCGCTTTTGACGGTAACAGTGCAGTGGAGCTGGCATTGTCCAAAAAGCCTGATCTTATGCTGCTTGATCTTATGCTACCCGGTAAGGACGGGATGGATGTCTGTCGTGAGGTTCGTTCTGCACACCTGGACATTCCTATCATTATGCTTACTGCCAAAGACGGAGAAATTGATAAGGTGCTTGGCCTAGAGCTTGGTGCGGATGACTATGTGACCAAACCTTTTAGTACACGTGAGCTGCTGGCTAGAGTAAAAGCTCAAATGCGGAGACAGCACAAACCGTCACCAACAGGAATGGCGAGTGAGCCTGTAGAGAACAAGCAGGGCATTTATCATTTTGATCTATTTATTGATACTGATATGTATTTGGTGTATAAGGGCGGGGAGCCGCTTGATTTGACTCATCGTGAATATGAGTTGCTCTATTATATGATCAAACATGCCGGTAAGGTAATGACTCGGGAGCATTTACTGCAGGCCGTGTGGGGATTCGAGTATTTCGGTGATGTACGGACCGTAGATGTGACGATCCGTCGTCTAAGAGAGAAAATTGAGGAGAATCCCAGCAAGCCGGAATATATCTATACTCGGCGCGGACTTGGCTATTTAATGCATAACCCTAAAAACGGAGGACTGTGATGAAGTGGTGGTCCTTTTTCCGGACAATTCAGGCAAAGCTAATTATTATTTATGTACTGCTGATTCTGATAGCCATGCAGTTGATCGGAGTTTACTTCGTAAGTTCGATGAAGAACTCGTTAACGGATAATTTCACGAAGGATCTTAAGGCGCGTGCTGAGATGCTATCCATTCTGACTGCTGATAAATTTGGCAGTGAGGCTGGAACTGCGGATGAGGAGACGGCTGTGGAAAGTCTGCGTGGCATGGTCAATAATCTGTATATTAACGGGGCCGAAATTCAGGTGCTTGATGCCAGCGGCAAAATTATCACCACCTCTGTTCCCTCGCAGAATGACTATGTCGGGCAGCGTAACACTCAGACTGTAGTGAATCGTGCCTTGCAGGGGATCAGCGATAACGAAGAATATATTATTGCTGATGATAATGTGCGTAAAAAGGTTGTGGCCAAGCCGGTCCTCTCCGGTGATAAGGTAGTAGGGGCCATATACATTGCTGCCGACATGAAGGATTTATATGCAACCATGGGCAGGATTAACAGTGTATTCATCTCAGGCTTGTTGTTAGCCTTGGCACTGACAGTTGTTCTATGTGTTATTCTTGCACATACCATTACGCAGCCGATTAAAGAAATGACTAGGCATGCTACAGCTGTTGCTGAGGGTCGGTTCAATCGTAAAATGCCCGTTCTTGGCAACGATGAAATTGGACAACTCAGTCAGGCATTCAATTATATGACAGGCAGACTGCGTGAGGCACTCTCGCAGAATGAGGAAGAGAAGGAGAAGCTTACCTCCATTCTGACGAATATGAGCGATGGTGTGGTAGCTACGGATGAGAATGGTGTAGTGATTCTCATGAACCTTCGGGCAGCACTTATGCTGGGAACAGAAGGTCCATTGCCGGAAGGTGCTCCACTGGATAAATTGCTAGGTCTTGACTATGAGCAGAGCGGTTCCTTGGCTAAAGGCAATGCCCAATCCGCAATGCTTCATCTGACACATATGGGTGGAGAAGATTCTAATATCGTAAGAGTGACGTTTACTCCGATTCATCGTCGTGAAGGTGGGATTGCAGGTACTATTGCTGTGCTGCAGGATGTTACTGAGCAAGAGAACCTGGAAGAATCACGCCGAGAGTTCGTAGCGAACGTTTCGCATGAGCTAAGAACACCACTTACAACGATTAAGAGCTATGTGGAGGCACTCGATGATGGAGCGCTTGAGGATCCGCAGTTAGCGGTTCGATTTGTTGGGGTGATTCGTAACGAAACCGAGCGTATGATTCGTCTGGTTACGGATTTACTTCATCTTTCGCGTCTAGATTCCAAGGAGGCACTACTCAGAATTCAGCAGACGGATATTGCTGAGATGCTGGAGGATGTAGCAGACCGCTTTTCTTTTCAGATTCGGCAGAAACGTATCGATATTAGTACAAGGGTTCGTAGGGATGTTAACACGGCATGGCTGGATCGGGATCAAATCGATCAGGTCCTGGGGAACTTAGTTTCGAATGCGCTAAAATATACGCCAGAAGGCGGTAAGATTGAATTGGAAGCCTTGAAGAATGAGGATGGAATGCTCTCCATTTCTGTACGTGATTCGGGGATTGGTATTCCAAAGAAAGACATCGAGCGGATCTTCGAACGCTTTTATCGGGTAGATAAGGCACGTTCACGGAATATGGGAGGCACCGGCCTCGGTCTTTCCATTGCCCGGGAAATTGTGAAAGCACATGGAGGCTCTATTTCTCTGCAATCCGAGCTTAATGAAGGCTCTAAGGTAACCTTTACGCTACCTCTGAATGAGCAAAGGGGGAGTGAGGCATGAAGGAGAGATTGAAATCATGGATTCTAGCCTTACTCGTGCTGGGAAGTCTCGTTGAGAGTTATTATTTGATTTATCGCTTGCCTGGCGCAGACTCTGCGGTACTCTCCGAGAATCTATATGTGAAGACAGATAATATGGGACCGGAAGAAAAGGTCGAGAACCTGTTGTACCCTGACAAAATGATCATCCATATGGGCGATAACAAGCATACGCTTTTTTATCCGGACTCAACGTTTTATAGCTTGATAATGAATCGGTTAAAAGGGCGTGGATTTGAAAGCTTCCAGCGGCACTCGGTACAGGATTATGACTGGGATAAGATTCGCAATGAGAATCCGGGGATTGAGCTTTCGTTCGGTTCTGGCATTCCGGTAACGTTACTGCAGAGGGTTATGCAGCTGTCACCTGATTCCCTATTTGAAGGAGAAAGCATCGATCGCATTTGGATTTACAACATTAAGAATGACTCCAAAGCGCATGCCATTTTCTTCAGTACGAGAGGCGACATTATATATGAAGCGGCAAAAGCGGATTTAACCGTCCAAGACGTGCAGCAGCATGTGGATTTCGGCAAGAACTGGACGCCTTACAAGGCGGTAGACGGAGATTATTATGTGCCAGACAGCAAGATTTCTCTGGTTCAGGTTGAAATGCCTTCAGGCATGTATACCATAGAACAAATGCAGAACAATCTTTTCTTCGATGTTGGAAGCACTAGATATATTCGCGAGAAAAATGGCTCCGAGATTTATACGGACAGTAAACGGAGTCTTCAGGTCGATAAGGAACGGAATTGGATGAGCTATAGCGATCCTGCCGCACTTCCAGCTGGAGATAGTACACCTGCCAAGGATGCGTTGGAAGCTGTAGAATTTGTGAACCAGCATGGTGGATGGAATGGAACCTATCGTCTTGAAGCCACTGAGGAGGGGAGACAAGATAGAAAGGTCTCTTTTCAACAATATTATGGCTCGTACCCTTATGGATCCTATCCGATTATGAGTAATTCGCAGCTGCAGTATGGCGTCATTAATCTGGAGTTGCAGCAGGGAACCGTATCCTCTTATGAGCGCTCTTTGATCTTTATTGATGAGAGTAAAGCAGAGAAAAAAATAGTAGAGCTATCTGGAGGTACAGAGCTAGAGAATCAATTGTCTATGGTCAGCAAAACTTCGGCAGTGAAGGATTTGACGCCTGCGTATGTACCTGTAGTGAAAGAAGAGAAGCTGCAGCTGCTCCCAGTCTGGAAGGTTACGCTTCTTGACGGCAGTGTGCTTACTTTGAATTAATTTACAAGTGGTTCAAATAACAATTAGGAGGTAAGGGTATGGATTGGGGAAGAGCTAAAAATGTACTAATTTGCGCCTTTTTAGGTCTAAATCTACTGCTATGCTATCAGCTGTGGATTGATTTGCGCGATCAGGTTAGTGCCAATCTCGATTTCACTTCCCTATCCGAAGAAACCCAAGCGGTAATGGAGCAAAAAGGGATACGTGTGTTGTGTCCGATTCCGGCGTCTACCCCGCAGCTTCCTAATATAACTTATCGATATTCTGCTGAAGAGCAGAACGAACCACCCATTAAATTAGATGTTCCTATAGACAGTAAGTTGATCTACTCTTCATTCTCTGACCTTAGCAAGGCGCTTGAGGATCAAATTCCGGACATCGCAAATTATCGCTTTGACTCACAAGAAAGTGAAGTGGGAAAGTTCGTTCTTCACCCGCTGGTTCAGAATCAGTGGTCGCTATTCCGAGTTAGATTAGAGTTGATTAACAGTGATCAGAAAATTGTAGCCTATCGACGGCCGAAGATTGAAATAGGGGCAAGCATTAGCGATAAGGAACAGAAGGTACTTCCGGCATCACAGGCACTTAGTAGTTTGATTGAAAAATATTTTCCGGCAGACTCCGTAGTTAAGGAGATTGAGCTCGGTTATTATGGTGAGCTGTTTAACTCCGAAAGTCAGGTAGCATCGCCGATGTGGCGGTTCATGCTGGAAAATGGCAATGCCTATTATGTGGATGCTATTAGTGCAGACATCATCAGTCCCAAGACAACAGAGTAGAAGGAGTAAGGAAAATGGGGATTTCATTTACAGTACTGTCCAGTGGTTCTACCGGGAATGTAACGGTGGTACGGAACGGGGAGACAACACTTATGATTGACGCGGGTCTAAGTGCCAAGCGGATCGATGAGCTGTTGGCCATGCGCGAGCTAACGGGTAATGATATAGACGGGATCCTAGTCACACACGAGCATTCCGATCATATCAAGGGACTCGGGGCAATGGCCCGTAAATACGATCTTCCGATCTATGCGAACACCAATACCTGGGGAGCCATTGAGAAGGGCATTGGGAAAATACCCGACTATAACCGAATCATTATGGAGTCGGGGCAGCATAGGGATTTTGGCAGTCTGCGAGTAGAGTCGTTTGCGATTTCTCATGATGCGGCGGAGCCAGTGGGCTACAACTTTTATGATGGGAAAGAAAAGCTGTGTGTAGCTACAGACCTAGGGTATGTTAGCGATAAGGTAAGAGATGCGATTTCAGATGCGGATGTATTGGTGCTGGAAGCAAATCATGATATCGAAATGCTAAGGATGGGGCGTTATCCGTGGAATACGAAACGGCGTATACTTGGCGATATGGGTCACCTTTCTAACGATGCAGCTGGGGCAGCACTTAGTGAAATTCTCACAGGACGGACTAAGCGTACCTATTTGGCGCATTTAAGCCGGGATCACAATATGATGGATTTGGCTAAAATGTCAGTACGTTGCGCGATGGAGGATCGGGGCTGTTTCTTCAAGGATAGTGAGTTCAAGCTTTGTGATACGTATTATGATCAACCTACGCCATGGGATAAGTTGAGCCAGTTGTCATAAGCTGATCAAGCTCGGTAGTCTTACGTTCTAATTCTTGGCGGGAGATCAGGCCTTTATCAATCATTAATTCGATCATTGCGCTGAAGGCGAGGGTCATATGGTAGTGTTCATCCTTTAAATCACCAAGCTTACCGATAAACTCAACCAGATCCATACTTGTAGAAAAAGAACTCATAATTATACCTCCTCATGTAGTAAAGCAGAATTGAGTTGTAAAAAATTCGCAGGCTTTTTACCTCAGGAAAATAACGAATTGAGGGTTGCCTGTGATACAATTATAAACGTGATGAGCAAAGCCTAAATTCAAGGGTCATTTCTATTATTGTAGTCTTTTAAGTTACAAAATATTCCTAGTAGAGAAGATATATTGAAAGATTCTTATATTCTTTCGATTAACTGAAACTATTGTGGGGTTAATGGATAAAGTGAAACCTTTTAGTGATTTTTGGAGTCTAAAGGTTGCAGAGGTGTATGCTCGGACTGGTTGCTATAGGTTCAGGGTTTAGATACAGTGAACGCTTGGCAATAGAAGGGGGAGATTTTCGGTGGGATTGTTTGATGATGATTTCTATTCAACTAAAGTATCGCGGTCCAGAGGGGATGAAGCATCAAAGGGATCCTTTGCTAACCGTAAACATTCTGTGCGAAGATCGCGCAGGGGCTTGTCAACTTGGCAAATATCCGCCGTTTGCTCCTTAATCAGTGCTGTGGTGGCAGTGTTTTTATTCAGTGCGCTTACAGGCCAAATGAGTCACGAGACTGCTTCGAAGTCGGGAGTAACAGCTGGGGATGTTGCCAAAAGCAGTGATCCATTTGACCGAATCATTGATGCCGCTGCTACAGTTCGCCCTGCAGTAGTGAGTATTATCAATCATAAAGAAGATAATGAACAATTGGACATTAAGGATGAGTCAGCGTTAGGTTCTGGAGTGATTTATAAAAAGGTAGACAATAAAGCATTCATCATTACCAATAACCATGTCATCGATGACTCCAACAATCTCGAAGTTGTTACAGTAGATGGCGAGACACGTAAAGCCACACTCGTTGGAACGGATAAAGTGAGTGACATCGCGGTCCTCTCTATTGATGCCAAGGGCATCAATACGATTGCACAGCTCGGTGATTCCTCCAAGCTTCGCCTGGGTGAAACGGTCATTGCCATCGGTAACCCGTTAGGACTTGGAGACACATTGACGTCAGGCATCGTCAGTTATACCGAACGAAAGGTTCCTGTATCTTTGAATCAGGACGGAGTATATGACTGGGAGCAAGAGGTCATTCAGACTGATGCAGCAATTAATGAAGGAAATAGTGGCGGAGCCCTAGTTGATCTGGATGGTAAGGTCATTGGTATTAACACGATGAAAATCTCCGATGCAGGTGTAGAAGGTCTGGGATTTGCTATTCCAGCTAACCATGTGATAGATACCGCTAATGAGCTAGCTGATAAAGGACGTATTGCCCGTTCCTACTTAGGTGTATATTCAGTGGATTTAAACAATCCTTATGTTCCTCTCGCAGAGGACCAACGCAAGGAACTGAACCTACCGAATAATGTTAAGGATGGGGTAGTTGTTCTGGATGCTGTTGGACCTGCAAAGGAAGCCGGACTTGAGTTTAATGATGTAATTACGAAATTTAATGATGAACCGATTACAACCACGCTTTCACTTCGCAAGTATTTATATAATCAAACGAAGATTGGTGACGATCTGAAGATCACCTACTACCGAAATGGCAAAATCAATCAGACGACAGTTAAACTTCTTGAAAAACCAGAGGAATAATATGCTGGAAGTCGGCATATAATGATATGGCAGTAATAACAAGTAGCGTGGACTACTCCTTCGTTTTGAAGGGAGACATTCCTGAAATAGCGATACTCTGTATCGCTATTTGGAAGATGTTTCTTCTAAATTATTGATAAATATGGCAATAACAAGATCATTTAATGAATTTTACCCTGACTGGCAACCCTTACATTGGAAGGTAATACTTATTAGGGTAGAACCGGATATATTCGGATGCCAGCTTGCCTTTGGTAATCAGGTGTGGTAATATGATAACAATCATACATTTAGTCCCTAATTTTCGCATTGAAAAGGGCTGTTATATTTGGTAATACAACCTTTTTCAATGTGTGAATTTTTTCTTTGTTTGAAGATAAAAAGAACATATTAATTTAAATTTGTGGAGGTAACACACATGCAAACAGGTACAGTTAAATGGTTCAACGCAGAAAAAGGATTCGGATTTATCGAAGTTGAAGGCGGAAGCGACGTATTCGTTCACTTCAGCGCAATCACTGGCGACGGCTTCAAAACTTTGGACGAAGGCCAACGCGTTGAATTCAACGTTGTTCAAGGCAACCGTGGACCACAAGCCGAAAACGTTGTAAAACTGTAATAATAGAAGAAACCGTCCCAGCTTTTTGAAAGTTGGGACGGTCTTTTTATATCTAGTTAATCACTATTGACTTACAGGATGGGAGGAACGGCAATGAACTACCGGAAGAAACCTTTGGAAGAAATACCGGAAGAAAATACCGCGATTTGGGCGTGTACCAATGATGGATGCAACGGATGGATGAGGGATAATTTCGCATTTGAACATGCGCCTTCTTGCCGTCTATGTGACTCTCCAATGGTTCGCAGCACGAAGATGCTACCACAATTGCTTAATTCGAATGGCGATCTTAAATCGCTGAAGAAGGGTATTTCCATTACCTAACCAATGCCTTTATGAGTCAAGTTCTTTATAGAACGATGAACAACTCCAAGACGGTCAAACCGTCTTATTTTTTTTGCTTTTTTTATGTTAAAATGTGATTTTTGTCACAAATCATTTGAATTTCAGTGTTAAATGAACCCCTTTTTGTGACATTAATCACAAAAAGGGGTTTAAATTTTTGACACAATATAGTTAACGAAAAGGGGAGAAGGAAGGGAAAAATATGGATACAGTAATGCTGTCGCGTATACAATTTGCGTCGACGACAATATTCCACTATTTCTTTGTACCGGTATCAATCGGACTGGCGCTCTTGATTGCGATCATGGAGACGATGTACGTTAGAAAAGGCAATGAAGAGTACAAAAGAATGGCGCAGTTCTGGGGAAAGCTGTTCCTCATCAACTTTGCAGTAGGGGTAGTTACAGGGATATTGCAGGAATTTCAGTTCGGGATGAACTGGTCTGATTATTCACGTTTTGTGGGTGATGTATTTGGGGCTCCACTTGCAGTAGAAGCATTGGCAGCCTTTTTTCTGGAGTCTACTTTTATTGGAATCTGGATATTTGGCTGGGACAAAGTGTCTAAGAGAGTACACTTGATGTCCATTTGGTTGGTAGCATTTGGTACGATGTTATCCGCTTTCTGGATTCTAGCAGCGAACTCTTTTATGCAGCATCCTGTGGGATTTGCGATAAATAATGGACGTGCAGAGATGAATGATTTCTTCGCGCTCATTACGAACGGACAATTGCTGGTTGAATTCCCGCACACGGTTCTTGCTGCGTATGCAACAGGTGCTTTCCTCGTAACAGGTATTAGTGCGTATAAGATATTGAAGAAACAAGATGTATCTTTCTTTAAGAAATCTTTTCAAGTTGCAGCAATCGTAGGTATCATTTCTTCTATTGGTGTAGCCGTGGCAGGCCATGCGCAAGCACAATATTTGGTTGAAACCCAACCTATGAAGATGGCGGCTTCCGAAGGACTGTGGGGTAAGAGTGGTGACCCAGCACCTTGGACCGTATGGGCCAATATTGATCCTGAGAAGCAAGAAAGTACTGGAGAATTTCAAATTCCGTATATGCTGAGCTTCCTTTCATACAGTAAATTTTCCGGTGAAGTCAAAGGCATGCTTGAGCTGCAAGCAGAGTATGAGCAAGCCTATGGTCCCGGTGACTATATTCCACCTGTACGCACGACCTTCTGGAGTTTCCGGATTATGGTTCTAGCGGGAACATTAATGATTGTTCTGGGTATGTACGCTATGTATTTAATGTGGCGCAAAAAAATGGATCGCCCAAACACTTGGTTTATGCGGTTTATGTTATGGGGATTATTACTTCCTCCGATTGCGAATACGGCGGGTTGGATCATGACCGAGATTGGGCGTCAGCCTTGGACGGTATTCGGACTCATGACGACAGAAGATAGTGTATCGCCTAATATTACAAGCGGTCAGGTTCTGTTCTCTGTCATTTCTTTCTCAACGATTTATTTAATTCTCGGATTAGTATTGGTAGGTCTGTTTATTAAAGTTATTAAAAAAGGTCCTTATGCGATGGATAACGATCACGGCGATTCGCATGATCCATATAACGAGGAGGGCTCTCATGTTATCTCTTAATGAATTGTGGTTTGTGCTGATTGCAGTTCTGTTTATAGGGTTCTTCTTCCTAGAGGGCTTTGATTTCGGCGTAGGGATGGAAACACAGTTTCTCGCTAAAAATGATACAGAACGCCGGGTTCTGATTAATTCGATCGGACCTTTCTGGGATGCTAATGAGGTATGGCTACTGACAGGAGCAGGTGCGATGTTCGCAGCTTTCCCTGAATGGTATGCAACGCTATTTAGTGGATTCTATATACCTTTTGTCTTTGCATTATTAGCTTTGATTGCTCGTGGTGTAGCTTTCGAATTCAGAGGTAAACGGGATTCTGTGGCTTGGAAAAGAACTTGGGATGCTTGTATCTTTATCGGCAGCTTCCTTCCACCGTTCCTCCTTGCGGTAGTGTTCGCAAGCTTTATCAAAGGTTTGCCGATCGATGGCGATATGCAAATGTACGCAGGTTTCACAGATATCGTGAATGTGTATACTGTAGTAGCGGGCCTTACAGTAGTTCTTCTCTGCTTGGTGCATGGACTGATGTTTACAACTCTCCGCACAGTGGGTGACTTACAGGCTCGGGCTCGGAAGCTCGCACAAAGATTGCTTTGGCCACTTGCGGCTCTACTGCTTGCGTTCGTTATAATGACTTATTACATGACGGACATATTTGAACAGCGTGGTACAGTTCTTATGATTATTGTAGCGCTTGGAATTATCGCTTTTGTGCTATCGGGTTATTTCATGAAGAAGATGAAGGATGGCTACGCTTTTGGTATGACAGGAGCAGTAATGGCGTTGTC
This window of the Paenibacillus sp. FSL R10-2734 genome carries:
- the yycF gene encoding response regulator YycF; protein product: MQMGTILVVDDEQPIADILKFNLEKEGYEVICAFDGNSAVELALSKKPDLMLLDLMLPGKDGMDVCREVRSAHLDIPIIMLTAKDGEIDKVLGLELGADDYVTKPFSTRELLARVKAQMRRQHKPSPTGMASEPVENKQGIYHFDLFIDTDMYLVYKGGEPLDLTHREYELLYYMIKHAGKVMTREHLLQAVWGFEYFGDVRTVDVTIRRLREKIEENPSKPEYIYTRRGLGYLMHNPKNGGL
- the yycI gene encoding two-component system regulatory protein YycI yields the protein MDWGRAKNVLICAFLGLNLLLCYQLWIDLRDQVSANLDFTSLSEETQAVMEQKGIRVLCPIPASTPQLPNITYRYSAEEQNEPPIKLDVPIDSKLIYSSFSDLSKALEDQIPDIANYRFDSQESEVGKFVLHPLVQNQWSLFRVRLELINSDQKIVAYRRPKIEIGASISDKEQKVLPASQALSSLIEKYFPADSVVKEIELGYYGELFNSESQVASPMWRFMLENGNAYYVDAISADIISPKTTE
- a CDS encoding trypsin-like peptidase domain-containing protein, with product MGLFDDDFYSTKVSRSRGDEASKGSFANRKHSVRRSRRGLSTWQISAVCSLISAVVAVFLFSALTGQMSHETASKSGVTAGDVAKSSDPFDRIIDAAATVRPAVVSIINHKEDNEQLDIKDESALGSGVIYKKVDNKAFIITNNHVIDDSNNLEVVTVDGETRKATLVGTDKVSDIAVLSIDAKGINTIAQLGDSSKLRLGETVIAIGNPLGLGDTLTSGIVSYTERKVPVSLNQDGVYDWEQEVIQTDAAINEGNSGGALVDLDGKVIGINTMKISDAGVEGLGFAIPANHVIDTANELADKGRIARSYLGVYSVDLNNPYVPLAEDQRKELNLPNNVKDGVVVLDAVGPAKEAGLEFNDVITKFNDEPITTTLSLRKYLYNQTKIGDDLKITYYRNGKINQTTVKLLEKPEE
- the walK gene encoding cell wall metabolism sensor histidine kinase WalK gives rise to the protein MKWWSFFRTIQAKLIIIYVLLILIAMQLIGVYFVSSMKNSLTDNFTKDLKARAEMLSILTADKFGSEAGTADEETAVESLRGMVNNLYINGAEIQVLDASGKIITTSVPSQNDYVGQRNTQTVVNRALQGISDNEEYIIADDNVRKKVVAKPVLSGDKVVGAIYIAADMKDLYATMGRINSVFISGLLLALALTVVLCVILAHTITQPIKEMTRHATAVAEGRFNRKMPVLGNDEIGQLSQAFNYMTGRLREALSQNEEEKEKLTSILTNMSDGVVATDENGVVILMNLRAALMLGTEGPLPEGAPLDKLLGLDYEQSGSLAKGNAQSAMLHLTHMGGEDSNIVRVTFTPIHRREGGIAGTIAVLQDVTEQENLEESRREFVANVSHELRTPLTTIKSYVEALDDGALEDPQLAVRFVGVIRNETERMIRLVTDLLHLSRLDSKEALLRIQQTDIAEMLEDVADRFSFQIRQKRIDISTRVRRDVNTAWLDRDQIDQVLGNLVSNALKYTPEGGKIELEALKNEDGMLSISVRDSGIGIPKKDIERIFERFYRVDKARSRNMGGTGLGLSIAREIVKAHGGSISLQSELNEGSKVTFTLPLNEQRGSEA
- a CDS encoding MBL fold metallo-hydrolase; amino-acid sequence: MGISFTVLSSGSTGNVTVVRNGETTLMIDAGLSAKRIDELLAMRELTGNDIDGILVTHEHSDHIKGLGAMARKYDLPIYANTNTWGAIEKGIGKIPDYNRIIMESGQHRDFGSLRVESFAISHDAAEPVGYNFYDGKEKLCVATDLGYVSDKVRDAISDADVLVLEANHDIEMLRMGRYPWNTKRRILGDMGHLSNDAAGAALSEILTGRTKRTYLAHLSRDHNMMDLAKMSVRCAMEDRGCFFKDSEFKLCDTYYDQPTPWDKLSQLS
- a CDS encoding M23 family metallopeptidase, producing the protein MKGFKFMRRMGKLQDSHKAESGADIQQSHNFDQDSTHFHQEKGTRRFRRSWIMGAVGLVLLTTVLIGAEKKYVAANTETYYQVLVKGEEIGNLNDQAQLNQLYDKKQKEYQDKYPDRTMVLQTEGIIIKEQQAYKPEVDSEATLNKLDGMLKAYAVGVQLMVDGKAVGIVKDQETANAVLEGVKNHYVPQTEVATASKLTRTAASSSSAAKAKAPKKVESVKISEEVSIVPVKTDPNKVLDVEEAVKTLTEGKEAPLLYTVQEGDTISGIAKRFEITQKEIYSNNPDVKELTLKIGDTLKLKVPQPDVTVVTVEHVSEQVVTEPEVVVRKSDQLPAGKSKVVRPGQTGLKEMQYRLTKKNGMVVQEEWLGQTVIKSSLPEVVYRGTKVVGEGTGMFSWPVSGATLTSSFGERWSRAHKGIDMVSGNRTIKSADAGTVVFAGVKSGYGNVVIVDHRNGYETYYGHLNSISVSTGQRLEQGAKIGVMGNTGRSTGTHLHFEIRKNGTAVNPMKYLR
- the yycH gene encoding two-component system activity regulator YycH, with translation MKERLKSWILALLVLGSLVESYYLIYRLPGADSAVLSENLYVKTDNMGPEEKVENLLYPDKMIIHMGDNKHTLFYPDSTFYSLIMNRLKGRGFESFQRHSVQDYDWDKIRNENPGIELSFGSGIPVTLLQRVMQLSPDSLFEGESIDRIWIYNIKNDSKAHAIFFSTRGDIIYEAAKADLTVQDVQQHVDFGKNWTPYKAVDGDYYVPDSKISLVQVEMPSGMYTIEQMQNNLFFDVGSTRYIREKNGSEIYTDSKRSLQVDKERNWMSYSDPAALPAGDSTPAKDALEAVEFVNQHGGWNGTYRLEATEEGRQDRKVSFQQYYGSYPYGSYPIMSNSQLQYGVINLELQQGTVSSYERSLIFIDESKAEKKIVELSGGTELENQLSMVSKTSAVKDLTPAYVPVVKEEKLQLLPVWKVTLLDGSVLTLN